In Microbacterium maritypicum, the following are encoded in one genomic region:
- a CDS encoding FtsQ-type POTRA domain-containing protein: MPEPPAHDGFYAAGADEPEPTSTRDVWRAARARRKALRSEIRRFTQRSRRRRIVWLSSIGAVVLLIGGSVAAAYSPLFAVEKISVVGAASLDPAAIEAALGDQLGTPLALVDTSEVKAALLAFPLIETYALEARPPHDLTVRIVERTPVGVIRSGAGYTLVDAAGVALSTTSDQPAGQPVIEVDGGVESRAFQSAGLVVRALPADVRAALTGVRATTADDVTLTLDSGLTVVWGSAEESALKALALSAAMVKNPDAASIDVTSPEVAVVG; encoded by the coding sequence GTGCCGGAGCCTCCGGCCCACGACGGATTCTACGCTGCTGGCGCGGACGAGCCGGAGCCGACCTCGACGCGCGACGTGTGGCGCGCGGCACGGGCCCGTCGCAAGGCCCTCCGTTCAGAGATCCGGCGCTTCACGCAGCGCTCCCGGCGTCGGCGGATCGTCTGGCTGAGCAGCATCGGCGCCGTGGTCCTGCTGATCGGGGGCAGTGTCGCGGCCGCGTACAGCCCATTGTTCGCCGTGGAGAAGATCTCCGTGGTCGGGGCCGCGAGCCTCGACCCCGCCGCCATCGAGGCGGCCCTGGGCGACCAGCTCGGCACACCACTGGCGCTCGTGGACACCAGCGAGGTGAAGGCTGCGCTGCTGGCGTTCCCGCTCATCGAGACGTACGCACTCGAAGCGCGTCCTCCGCACGACCTCACGGTGCGGATCGTGGAACGCACGCCGGTCGGCGTCATCCGATCGGGTGCCGGGTACACCCTCGTCGATGCCGCGGGAGTCGCTCTCTCGACCACGTCCGATCAGCCGGCGGGACAGCCGGTGATCGAGGTCGACGGCGGCGTGGAGTCGCGTGCTTTCCAGAGCGCCGGTCTCGTCGTGCGCGCGCTGCCGGCAGATGTCCGCGCTGCGCTCACGGGTGTGCGTGCGACGACCGCGGACGATGTGACCCTGACCCTCGATTCCGGGCTGACCGTGGTCTGGGGAAGTGCGGAGGAGTCTGCGCTCAAGGCGCTCGCCCTCTCGGCAGCCATGGTCAAGAACCCGGACGCCGCCTCCATCGACGTCACTTCTCCTGAGGTAGCCGTCGTCGGCTGA